The Sandaracinus amylolyticus genomic interval TCGCCGCGACGAGGTACGCCGCGCGCCCGATCCGCGCCTTCGGCGGTAGATCGACGAGCCCACCGAGCACCGAGAGGTCGTGCTCCGCCGCGTCGATCGCGAGCTCGGGGTGATCGGGCGCGGGCCATCCGAGGCGTGCTGCGCCCGCGATCTCGGCGCGACGTCCGAGCTCTTCGTACGAAGGCAGGCGCCCCTCGATCGCGCGCGCGATCTCGAGCGCGTAGAACGAAGGCACGCGCGGTCGCGCGCGCTCCACGTCGATGCGCGGGATCGACGCGACCACGCGCTTGCTCGCGGCGCCGAGCGCGATGCGCAGCGCGAGGCGCTCCTCCGCGCCCCGCTCGCGCCTCGTGGCCAGTGCCTCGGAGATCGCCTCACGGGTCGCGTCGAGCAGCAGCGGATCTTCGATGACCTTCGCGGGAAAGAGCTTCTCCGCGAGGCCGGGCACGAACACGACGTCGAGCTCGCGTCCGCGCGCTTCCTCGATCGTGCACACGAGCACCTGACCGACGCTCTCGTCGCCCGGCGCGCGCGCCGGCTCTTCGCGCAGCCGCGGCGTGAGCACGGTGCGCACCTCCGCGAGGTCGACCGGGCCGACGTCGCCCATCGGCGCGAGCGATGCGAGCACCGCGAGCACGCGCCGAGGATCACGCAGCGCGCGGGTCGCGAGCGCGGAGAGCGCGTCGATCCACGCGGACCACGTCGCACGCCCGGGCAGCGCGGCGAGCGCGTCGACCAGCGGCAGCGCGAAGTCGCGCAGCGCCTCGAGGTCCGCGATGCGCCGGGCGTGACGGCGACCCTCGACGTCGTCGGGGTCCTCGAGATCTTCACGGGCGCGACGCGCCGCCGCGATCGCGCCCTCGATGCGACGCGCCCAGCGATCGCGCCCGCCGATCACCGCGGCCTCGACGATCAGCTGCTCCCAGCGCCGCGGCGCGCGCAGCGTGCCCGCGCGCACCGGCGCAGTCTCGTCGTACGCGTCCTCGTCGATCGGCGCGAGCCCGCTCTCGTCGTCCGCATCGTCGTCGCTCGCCGCGAGCTCTTCGTCGGCGGGCACGAACCGCGCGCGCGCCCCCTTCGCGTCGGGCGGCGCGCCGCCTTCGGCGTCGGGCACCACGCCGAGCGAGAGGTACTCGCCGAACGCGCGCGCCGAGATCCCCTCCGCGGCGCACGCGAGCAGCGCGAGCAGCGCACGCCCCGTGGGATCGGGCCGACGCGCGCCGCGGCTGAACGACGCAGGAATCCCCGCGCGGCGGAACGCCTCCGCGAGGTGCACGCCGTAGCGCTCGGGCGCGCGCAGCAGCACCGCCATGCGATCGAAGCGCGTGCCCTCGCGCGCCGCGACGAGCACTCGCCGCGCGATCTCCACGCACTCGCGGCTCTCGCCGGGCGCCGAGAGGATCTCGACCGCCTCGTCGCTCGCGACCGCGTCGCGCGCGTCCTCGAAGATGCGCGCCTGGAGCGCGCGCAGCGCAGGCGCGACCTCCACGGCGTGCGTCGCGGGCTCGATCGCGAGGTCGACGCGCTCGCACAGCAGCGCGCGCGTGCGGTCGTCGCCGCGCGGGATCGTCACCAGCGCGCTCGGCGCGCGCGCGATCAGCGCCGCGACGAGGTCGGCCTCGAGGCGCGATCGCACCCGCACGTCGAGCAGCAGCACCGCGCGCTCGACGTCGACCGCGCGCCCTTCGCGCAGCGTCGCGGTCGCGTGCTCGAGCACGGTCGCGCGATCCGCGAGCCCGAGCGCCGGCAGCTCGTCGCGGTACGCCGCGTAGAGCGCCGCGAGATCGGGCGCGTGCGCGCGCACCACCTCGGGCGCGAGATCGGCGTGCGCGAGCTCCTCGAGCGTCGACGCGAGCGCGCGCGGCAGGCCCGGTCGATCCGCGATGGCGGCATAACGTCCGAGCCGCGCGACGTCGCGCGCCCGCATGCGATGCAGCAGCCGCGCGCAGAGCGCCTCGACCGCGGTGCCCGCGACCGGTGTGAGCCCACGACGCGCCAGCGCGCGCGCCGCGACCCGCCCCGCGAGCGCGTCGAGCGTCGTGCGCTCCCACCCGAGCGCCGCGCCCTGCTCGGACGCGACCCGACGCACCAGCGCGTCGACCGGCTCGCGACGCGCACCGACGATCCACACCGCCGACGCACGACGCGCCCCGAGCCACGCGGCAGCGCTCGCCACGCGCGCGGCCGCGCTCTCGCTCTCGATCAGCCTGCGATCCATGAAGGGCCCGCAGTCTCGCACGTCGACGGCGCACGCGCGCCCGCCGGAACGCTCAGCGCGAGGCCGCGGCGCGCACCGCGCGCGCGATCGGTCCGAGCCTGCGCTTCGGCTCGTCGCGACGTGCGCGCGTGCCGCTCAGCTCCATCGTGCCGTCGTCGATGTCGCCGTAGCGGAGGAAGAGGATGTCGAGCGCGTAGTTCTGGTAGAGCTTCCACGGCCTGCGCGATCCCTGCTTCGGCAGGTGCGCGAGCGCGCGCTGCACGTAGCCCGACGTGAGATCGAGGAACGGCTCCGCGCCGACGTCCGCGTCGCGCAGCCGCGGCGTGCACACGCTCGCGCCGGTCTCGCGCATGCGCCGCAGCAGGCGACAGACGTACTCCGACGTGAGGTCCGCCTTGAGCGTCCACGACGCGTTCGTGTAGCCGAACGTGCACGCGAGGTTCGGCACGTCGCTCAGCATCACGCCCTTGTAGTTCGTCGTCTTCGTGGGCTCGAGCGGCTGTCCGTCGATCTCGACCTGCATGCCGCCGAGGAACTGCAGCTTGAGGCCGGTCGCGGTGACGATCAGATCGGCGTCGAGCTCCTGTCCCGAGCGCAGACGGATGCCCTTCTCGGTGAACGTCTCGATGTGATCGGTGACGACCGACGCGCGTCCCTCGCGCAGCGCGACGAACAGATCGCCGTCGGGCACGAGGCACAACCGCTGGTCCCACGGCTTGTATTTCGGCGTGAAGTGCGTCGCGACGTCGTACTCGGCGCCGAGCTCCTTCCGGATGAGCGAGACGAGCCGCTTCGTCGCGCGCTCCGGAGCACGCCGCGCGAACTGGTAGAACGCCATGCTCAACAGCACGTTCTTCCAGCGCGTGATGTCGTACGCGACGTGCTCGGGCAGGTGCTCGCGCAGGAAGTTCGCGACGGCGTCCTCGGCGGGCAGCGACACGACGTACGTCGGCGAGCGCTGCAGCATCGTGACGTGCGCCGCCTTCTTCGCGAGCTCGGGGACCAGCGTCATCGCGGTCGCGCCGCTGCCGATCACGACGACGCGCTTGCCCGCGTAGTCGACGTCGTCGCTCCAGCGCTGCGGGTGCACGATCTTGCCGCGGAAGCGCTCGGTGCCCGCGAATTCCGGGGTGTAGCCCTCGGCGTAGTCGTAGTAGCCCGAGCACATCCACAAGAAGTTGCACGTGAATCGCGCGGTCTCGCCGTCGTCGCGCGCGGCCTCGACGGTCCACCGCGCGTCCTCGCTCGACCACGATGCGCGCGTCACGCGATGGCGGAAGCGGATGTGCCGATCGATGCCGCTCTCGCGCGCAGTGTTGCGAACGTACGACAGGATCGAGGGGCCGTCGGCGATCGCCTTCTGCTCGCGCCACGGCCGGAAGGCGTAGCCGAGCGTGAACATGTCGGAGTCGGATCGGATCCCCGGATAGCGGAAGAGATCCCAGGTGCCGCCGATCGCGTCGCGCGCCTCGAGGATCACGAAGCCGTGATCGGGACAACGCTCGCGCAGATGCCAGGCCGCGCCGATCCCCGACAGCCCGGCGCCCACGATCATCACGTCGACGTGCTCGGTCATTCGCGCGCTCCTCGCTCGTGCGTCACGTCGTAGCCCGCGCGGAGGCGGAGCGTCCAGTGGGGATCGCGTGCGGACGTCCTCGCGGCACGCGCGATGCTCTGGAGGCGCGGCATGGACACCACGATCGTTCGCCTCGTGATCGCGCTCGCGATCGGTCTCTCGCTCTCCACCGCGCCGGCGCGCGCCGACGACCGCACGCTCGCCGAGCTCGAGCTGCCCGAGCACCGCGTCGACGTCGTGCTCCCATCGGCGGGCTTGGGATGGTTCACGTCACCGAGCACCGGCTACGACCGCATCGTCTTCACGCTGTCCGTCGACGTCCGCTACGCGCATCGCACCGGCCACGGCGCGATGGTGCGCGGCGCGTACGGCACGAACGTGTGGGGCGAGGCGATGGCGATCGAGCTCGACTATCTCTACCGCGCGCACCTCGTCGGCGATCAGCACCTGAGCCTCGCGCTCGACGCGATGATCGGCGCCACCGTCGCGAGCTTCGATCACGACGAGGAGCGGCTCGCCGTCGGCGCGCACCTCGGCGGCAACGCCGGGCTCTCGCTCGACCTCCGCGTGCGGAACTTCATCGTCGCGCTCGGCGTGCAGTACCGCCTGCTCGTGCCCACCGAGCGCACGCTCGGCGGCAACGAGGCCGGCGTCGAGCACGCGATCACCGGCACGCTGGGTCTCGGCTTCACGTTCTACTGAACACGTGCAGCGTGAGGCTGGGACGCGGCGCACGTAGGCAACGCGGCGATCGCGCGGCACACGGCCGCCGATCGTCGCGGCTGTGCGGTGGAAACCTCCGCAGCGGGTTGCGCAAGCTCGGCGCCATGACGACTGCACCCAGGCCCATCGAGCCCATGCGTCCTCGCGCGCCGCAGCCCGCGCATCGTCCGCCGACCGGTCAGGCGCCAACGCGCGAGTCGCACGCCGACGCGCACGACAGCCCGCCGACGATCGAGCTGGAGACGAAGCGCGGCAACGGCGAGCGCAACTTCCGCTGGGCGCTGATCCTCGTGCTCGTCGCGCTGTTGTGCGG includes:
- a CDS encoding flavin-containing monooxygenase translates to MTEHVDVMIVGAGLSGIGAAWHLRERCPDHGFVILEARDAIGGTWDLFRYPGIRSDSDMFTLGYAFRPWREQKAIADGPSILSYVRNTARESGIDRHIRFRHRVTRASWSSEDARWTVEAARDDGETARFTCNFLWMCSGYYDYAEGYTPEFAGTERFRGKIVHPQRWSDDVDYAGKRVVVIGSGATAMTLVPELAKKAAHVTMLQRSPTYVVSLPAEDAVANFLREHLPEHVAYDITRWKNVLLSMAFYQFARRAPERATKRLVSLIRKELGAEYDVATHFTPKYKPWDQRLCLVPDGDLFVALREGRASVVTDHIETFTEKGIRLRSGQELDADLIVTATGLKLQFLGGMQVEIDGQPLEPTKTTNYKGVMLSDVPNLACTFGYTNASWTLKADLTSEYVCRLLRRMRETGASVCTPRLRDADVGAEPFLDLTSGYVQRALAHLPKQGSRRPWKLYQNYALDILFLRYGDIDDGTMELSGTRARRDEPKRRLGPIARAVRAAASR
- a CDS encoding PD-(D/E)XK nuclease family protein encodes the protein MDRRLIESESAAARVASAAAWLGARRASAVWIVGARREPVDALVRRVASEQGAALGWERTTLDALAGRVAARALARRGLTPVAGTAVEALCARLLHRMRARDVARLGRYAAIADRPGLPRALASTLEELAHADLAPEVVRAHAPDLAALYAAYRDELPALGLADRATVLEHATATLREGRAVDVERAVLLLDVRVRSRLEADLVAALIARAPSALVTIPRGDDRTRALLCERVDLAIEPATHAVEVAPALRALQARIFEDARDAVASDEAVEILSAPGESRECVEIARRVLVAAREGTRFDRMAVLLRAPERYGVHLAEAFRRAGIPASFSRGARRPDPTGRALLALLACAAEGISARAFGEYLSLGVVPDAEGGAPPDAKGARARFVPADEELAASDDDADDESGLAPIDEDAYDETAPVRAGTLRAPRRWEQLIVEAAVIGGRDRWARRIEGAIAAARRAREDLEDPDDVEGRRHARRIADLEALRDFALPLVDALAALPGRATWSAWIDALSALATRALRDPRRVLAVLASLAPMGDVGPVDLAEVRTVLTPRLREEPARAPGDESVGQVLVCTIEEARGRELDVVFVPGLAEKLFPAKVIEDPLLLDATREAISEALATRRERGAEERLALRIALGAASKRVVASIPRIDVERARPRVPSFYALEIARAIEGRLPSYEELGRRAEIAGAARLGWPAPDHPELAIDAAEHDLSVLGGLVDLPPKARIGRAAYLVAASPIVARALRARWARWDKKRWRSQDGMVEPDEGVRAILAEHRLDRRAYSATALESFAMCPYKFYLRTIIRLEPREVPEPLEMLDPAQRGTLVHAAQFRLLVRLRDEGALPVTPETRARALEVLDEELDRVARTTAEELAPAIPKVWEDTLAAVRQDLREWLHRTSEDPSWVPSRFELAFGIPAGDERDAASLHEPVPLSIGMRLRGAIDLVEEREGTLRATDHKTGSAWTKPGQRVMGGEKLQPILYALALESIFPDRTVWGGRLYYCTDKGRYTEVEVPLDDDSRAAITKVTTTIDQHVRDGFLPPAPSEKACSFCDYAVICGPHERRRTMRKEGDRLVGIDSLRRMP